The Meriones unguiculatus strain TT.TT164.6M chromosome 6, Bangor_MerUng_6.1, whole genome shotgun sequence genome has a window encoding:
- the Ppm1m gene encoding protein phosphatase 1M isoform X2 yields MSAGWFRRHFLSGGPLPEPRPPRPRSSPVPYHRPRFLRGSSPGATDASRRPDARPVRSPARGRTLPWNAGYAEIINAEKSEFNEDQAACGKLCIRRCEFGIEEDQEWLTVCPEELEAVVEGVMATRPPMNLSGRCVCSSDPQFVEEKGIRAEDLVIGALESAFQECDDVIGRELEASGQVGGCTALVAVSLQGKLYVANAGDSRAILVRRDEVRLLSSEFTPETERQRIQQLAFIYPELLAGEFTRLEFPRRLKGDDLGQKVLFRDHHMSGWSYKQVEKSDLKYPLIHGQGRQARLLGTLAVSRGLGDHQLTVLDTNIQLKPFLLSIPQVTVLDMDQLVPQEDDVVVMATDGLWDVLSNEQVAWLVRSFLSGNGGDPHRFSELAKVLIHNTQGKDDGATGEGQVSYDDVSVFVIPLHSHGQGGSGH; encoded by the exons ATGTCCGCCGGCTGGTTCCGGCGCCACTTCCTATCGGGGGGTCCACTTCCAGAGCCGCGGCCACCTCGGCCGCGCTCCAGCCCGGTGCCCTATCACCGGCCCCGCTTCCTGCGAGGCTCCAGCCCCGGCGCCACCGACGCCTCCCGCCGCCCGGATGCCCGGCCGGTGCGCAGCCCAGCGCGGGGCCGCACGCTGCCTTGGAACGCAGGCTACGCCGA GATTATCAATGCAGAGAAATCTGAATTCAATGAGGACCAGGCCGCTTGTGGGAAGCTGTGCATCCGGCGATGTGAGTTTGGGATTGAGGAAGATCAAGAGTGGCTGACAGTGTGCCCGGAGGAG TTGGAGGCTGTGGTAGAAGGCGTGATGGCCACTCGCCCCCCCATGAATCTCAGTGGCCGCTGTGTCTGCTCCAGTGACCCCCAGTTTGTGGAGGAAAAGGGCATCCGGGCAGAAGACTTGGTGATTGGGGCCCTGGAGAGCGCCTTCCAGGAATGT GATGATGTGATTGGGAGAGAGCTGGAGGCCTCAGGCCAGGTGGGTGGCTGTACAGCCCTGGTGGCTGTATCCCTGCAAGGAAAGCTGTATGTGGCCAATGCTGGGGATAGCAG GGCCATCTTGGTACGGAGAGATGAGGTACGGCTGCTGAGTTCTGAGTTCACCCCAGAAACAGAGCGGCAGCGGATCCAGCAGCTG GCCTTCATCTACCCCGAGCTTCTGGCTGGTGAGTTCACCCGACTGGAGTTTCCACGGCGGCTGAAGGGGGATGACTTGGGGCAGAAGGTTTTATTCAGGGACCATCACATGAGTGGCTG GAGCTACAAACAGGTGGAAAAGTCCGATCTCAAGTACCCACTGATTCATGGACAGGGTAGGCAG gcTCGGTTACTGGGAACACTGGCTGTCTCCCGAGGCCTGGGAGACCATCAGCTCACAGTTCTGGACACCAATATACAGCTCAAACCCTTCCTGCTCTCCATCCCACAG GTGACTGTGCTGGATATGGACCAGCTGGTACCGCAGGAAGACGACGTGGTTGTCATGGCAACTGATGGGCTCTGGGATGTCCTGTCCAATGAGCAGGTGGCATGGCTTGTGCGGAGCTTCCTCTCTGGGAATGGAGGGGACCCACACAG GTTCTCAGAGCTGGCCAAGGTGCTGATACACAACACACAGGGGAAGGACGATGGTGCCACCGGAGAAGGGCAGGTGTCCTATGATGACGTCTCTGTGTTCGTGATCCCTTTGCACAGCCACGGCCAAGGGGGCAGTGGCCACTGA
- the Ppm1m gene encoding protein phosphatase 1M isoform X1, with amino-acid sequence MSAGWFRRHFLSGGPLPEPRPPRPRSSPVPYHRPRFLRGSSPGATDASRRPDARPVRSPARGRTLPWNAGYAEIINAEKSEFNEDQAACGKLCIRRCEFGIEEDQEWLTVCPEEFLTGHYWALFDGHGGPAAAILAANTLHSCLRRQLEAVVEGVMATRPPMNLSGRCVCSSDPQFVEEKGIRAEDLVIGALESAFQECDDVIGRELEASGQVGGCTALVAVSLQGKLYVANAGDSRAILVRRDEVRLLSSEFTPETERQRIQQLAFIYPELLAGEFTRLEFPRRLKGDDLGQKVLFRDHHMSGWSYKQVEKSDLKYPLIHGQGRQARLLGTLAVSRGLGDHQLTVLDTNIQLKPFLLSIPQVTVLDMDQLVPQEDDVVVMATDGLWDVLSNEQVAWLVRSFLSGNGGDPHRFSELAKVLIHNTQGKDDGATGEGQVSYDDVSVFVIPLHSHGQGGSGH; translated from the exons ATGTCCGCCGGCTGGTTCCGGCGCCACTTCCTATCGGGGGGTCCACTTCCAGAGCCGCGGCCACCTCGGCCGCGCTCCAGCCCGGTGCCCTATCACCGGCCCCGCTTCCTGCGAGGCTCCAGCCCCGGCGCCACCGACGCCTCCCGCCGCCCGGATGCCCGGCCGGTGCGCAGCCCAGCGCGGGGCCGCACGCTGCCTTGGAACGCAGGCTACGCCGA GATTATCAATGCAGAGAAATCTGAATTCAATGAGGACCAGGCCGCTTGTGGGAAGCTGTGCATCCGGCGATGTGAGTTTGGGATTGAGGAAGATCAAGAGTGGCTGACAGTGTGCCCGGAGGAG TTCCTGACGGGTCATTACTGGGCACTGTTTGATGGGCACGGTGGACCTGCCGCAGCCATTTTGGCTGCCAACACCCTGCACTCTTGCCTGCGCCGGCAGTTGGAGGCTGTGGTAGAAGGCGTGATGGCCACTCGCCCCCCCATGAATCTCAGTGGCCGCTGTGTCTGCTCCAGTGACCCCCAGTTTGTGGAGGAAAAGGGCATCCGGGCAGAAGACTTGGTGATTGGGGCCCTGGAGAGCGCCTTCCAGGAATGT GATGATGTGATTGGGAGAGAGCTGGAGGCCTCAGGCCAGGTGGGTGGCTGTACAGCCCTGGTGGCTGTATCCCTGCAAGGAAAGCTGTATGTGGCCAATGCTGGGGATAGCAG GGCCATCTTGGTACGGAGAGATGAGGTACGGCTGCTGAGTTCTGAGTTCACCCCAGAAACAGAGCGGCAGCGGATCCAGCAGCTG GCCTTCATCTACCCCGAGCTTCTGGCTGGTGAGTTCACCCGACTGGAGTTTCCACGGCGGCTGAAGGGGGATGACTTGGGGCAGAAGGTTTTATTCAGGGACCATCACATGAGTGGCTG GAGCTACAAACAGGTGGAAAAGTCCGATCTCAAGTACCCACTGATTCATGGACAGGGTAGGCAG gcTCGGTTACTGGGAACACTGGCTGTCTCCCGAGGCCTGGGAGACCATCAGCTCACAGTTCTGGACACCAATATACAGCTCAAACCCTTCCTGCTCTCCATCCCACAG GTGACTGTGCTGGATATGGACCAGCTGGTACCGCAGGAAGACGACGTGGTTGTCATGGCAACTGATGGGCTCTGGGATGTCCTGTCCAATGAGCAGGTGGCATGGCTTGTGCGGAGCTTCCTCTCTGGGAATGGAGGGGACCCACACAG GTTCTCAGAGCTGGCCAAGGTGCTGATACACAACACACAGGGGAAGGACGATGGTGCCACCGGAGAAGGGCAGGTGTCCTATGATGACGTCTCTGTGTTCGTGATCCCTTTGCACAGCCACGGCCAAGGGGGCAGTGGCCACTGA
- the Ppm1m gene encoding protein phosphatase 1M isoform X3 yields MYVSPPRTSLWVWPMLCGIGIINAEKSEFNEDQAACGKLCIRRCEFGIEEDQEWLTVCPEEFLTGHYWALFDGHGGPAAAILAANTLHSCLRRQLEAVVEGVMATRPPMNLSGRCVCSSDPQFVEEKGIRAEDLVIGALESAFQECDDVIGRELEASGQVGGCTALVAVSLQGKLYVANAGDSRAILVRRDEVRLLSSEFTPETERQRIQQLAFIYPELLAGEFTRLEFPRRLKGDDLGQKVLFRDHHMSGWSYKQVEKSDLKYPLIHGQGRQARLLGTLAVSRGLGDHQLTVLDTNIQLKPFLLSIPQVTVLDMDQLVPQEDDVVVMATDGLWDVLSNEQVAWLVRSFLSGNGGDPHRFSELAKVLIHNTQGKDDGATGEGQVSYDDVSVFVIPLHSHGQGGSGH; encoded by the exons ATGTACGTCTCACCACCTCGCACCTCACTCTGGGTTTGGCCTATGCTGTGTGGGATAGG GATTATCAATGCAGAGAAATCTGAATTCAATGAGGACCAGGCCGCTTGTGGGAAGCTGTGCATCCGGCGATGTGAGTTTGGGATTGAGGAAGATCAAGAGTGGCTGACAGTGTGCCCGGAGGAG TTCCTGACGGGTCATTACTGGGCACTGTTTGATGGGCACGGTGGACCTGCCGCAGCCATTTTGGCTGCCAACACCCTGCACTCTTGCCTGCGCCGGCAGTTGGAGGCTGTGGTAGAAGGCGTGATGGCCACTCGCCCCCCCATGAATCTCAGTGGCCGCTGTGTCTGCTCCAGTGACCCCCAGTTTGTGGAGGAAAAGGGCATCCGGGCAGAAGACTTGGTGATTGGGGCCCTGGAGAGCGCCTTCCAGGAATGT GATGATGTGATTGGGAGAGAGCTGGAGGCCTCAGGCCAGGTGGGTGGCTGTACAGCCCTGGTGGCTGTATCCCTGCAAGGAAAGCTGTATGTGGCCAATGCTGGGGATAGCAG GGCCATCTTGGTACGGAGAGATGAGGTACGGCTGCTGAGTTCTGAGTTCACCCCAGAAACAGAGCGGCAGCGGATCCAGCAGCTG GCCTTCATCTACCCCGAGCTTCTGGCTGGTGAGTTCACCCGACTGGAGTTTCCACGGCGGCTGAAGGGGGATGACTTGGGGCAGAAGGTTTTATTCAGGGACCATCACATGAGTGGCTG GAGCTACAAACAGGTGGAAAAGTCCGATCTCAAGTACCCACTGATTCATGGACAGGGTAGGCAG gcTCGGTTACTGGGAACACTGGCTGTCTCCCGAGGCCTGGGAGACCATCAGCTCACAGTTCTGGACACCAATATACAGCTCAAACCCTTCCTGCTCTCCATCCCACAG GTGACTGTGCTGGATATGGACCAGCTGGTACCGCAGGAAGACGACGTGGTTGTCATGGCAACTGATGGGCTCTGGGATGTCCTGTCCAATGAGCAGGTGGCATGGCTTGTGCGGAGCTTCCTCTCTGGGAATGGAGGGGACCCACACAG GTTCTCAGAGCTGGCCAAGGTGCTGATACACAACACACAGGGGAAGGACGATGGTGCCACCGGAGAAGGGCAGGTGTCCTATGATGACGTCTCTGTGTTCGTGATCCCTTTGCACAGCCACGGCCAAGGGGGCAGTGGCCACTGA
- the Wdr82 gene encoding WD repeat-containing protein 82, whose protein sequence is MKLTDSVLRSFRVAKVFRENSDKINCFDFSPNGETVISSSDDDSIVLYDCQEGKPKRTLYSKKYGVDLIRYTHAANTVVYSSNKIDDTIRYLSLHDNKYIRYFPGHSKRVVALSMSPVDDTFISGSLDKTIRLWDLRSPNCQGLMHLQGKPVCSFDPEGLIFAAGVNSEMVKLYDLRSFDKGPFATFKMQYDRTCEWTGLKFSNDGKLILISTNGSFIRLIDAFKGVVMHTFGGYANSKAVTLEASFTPDSQFIMIGSEDGKIHVWNGESGIKVAVLDGKHTGPITCLQFNPKFMTFASACSNMAFWLPTIDD, encoded by the exons atgaAGCTGACCGACAGCGTGCTGAGGAGCTTCCGCGTCGCCAAGGTGTTCCGCGAGAACTCGGACAAGATCAACTGCTTTGACTTCAGTCCCAATGGCGAGACGGTTATCTCCAGCAGCGACGACGACTCCATCGTGCTCTATGACTGCCAGGAGGGCAA ACCAAAGAGAACCCTGTACAGTAAGAAATATGGTGTGGACCTCATCAGATACACTCACGCAGCAAACACAGTCGTTTACAGCTCTAACAAAATAGACG aTACAATTCGTTACTTGTCCTTGCATGACAACAAATACATCAGATATTTTCCTGGACATAGCAAAAG GGTGGTGGCCTTGTCCATGTCACCTGTGGATGACACTTTCATTTCTGGGTCTCTTGATAAGACCATTCGACTCTGGGATCTCCGGTCTCCTAACTGCCAG GGCCTCATGCATCTACAGGGAAAACCAGTTTGTTCCTTTGATCCAGAAGGGTTAATTTTTGCCGCAGGTGTCAACTCAGAAATGGTCAAACTTTATGACCTTCGTTCTTTTGATAAG GGACCATTTGCAACCTTTAAGATGCAGTACGATCGGACTTGTGAATGGACAGGCCTTAAGTTCAGCAATGATGGCAAACTCATCCTCATCTCCACCAATGGCAGCTTCATTCGTCTTATTGATGCATTCAAGGGCGTGGTGATGCACACATTTGGG GGTTATGCTAACAGCAAAGCTGTTACACTCGAAGCGTCGTTTACTCCAGATTCACAATTTATTATGATTG GTTCAGAAGATGGCAAGATCCATGTCTGGAATGGAGAGAGTGGTATAAAAGTAGCTGTATTGGATGGTAAACACACCGGTCCCATTACCTGTTTGCAGTTCAACCCCAAATTCATGACCTTTGCCAGCGCCTGTTCTAACATG gccttctggTTGCCCACCATTGATGACTGA
- the LOC132654662 gene encoding large ribosomal subunit protein eL36-like, which yields MALCYPMAVGLNKGHKVTKNVSKPRHSRRRGRLTKHTKFVRDMIREVCGFAPYERRAMELLKVSKDKRVLKFIKKRVGMHIRAKRKREELSNVLAAMRKAAAKKD from the coding sequence ATGGCCCTGTGCTACCCCATGGCCGTCGGCCTCAACAAGGGCCACAAGGTGACGAAGAACGTCAGCAAGCCGAGGCACAGCCGGCGCCGCGGGCGCCTCACCAAGCACACCAAGTTCGTGCGAGACATGATCAGGGAGGTGTGCGGCTTCGCCCCGTACGAGCGGCGCGCCATGGAGCTGCTCAAGGTGTCTAAGGACAAGCGCGTGCTCAAGTTCATCAAGAAGAGGGTGGGCATGCACATCCGCGCCAAGAGGAAGCGGGAGGAGCTGAGCAACGTGCTGGCAGCTATGAGGAAGGCGGCGGCCAAGAAGGACTga